One stretch of Rana temporaria chromosome 10, aRanTem1.1, whole genome shotgun sequence DNA includes these proteins:
- the MXRA8 gene encoding matrix remodeling-associated protein 8: MGMMQKILLCQLIILHSQLVYLYSVPASQQNPESVVVSVNNISAHTGSQALLLCQSYRMVWTQDNLLDRQRVLHWDLISSQGFYRGERLLDMFSAGEQRLYGGYNQGRILVSPNAFRDGNFSLVIKGVSVNDQGLYSCNLHHHYCHLDETVRVQLNTTKSERKVKMYWDGEKVVILALIGTDVVLPCENWNHMWTDRHREADQQVVHWDRQAPGIPHDRADRLIDMYASGEQRSYGPLFIRRKMNITDEAFANGDFSLHISNLTRGDEGTYSCHLHHHYCGLHERRIFHLKIDDPPREPPKELPKEPPREPPKVEEPEKTIKETAAAPAKDSTIIRENKVINVIIPENRLHFFQQLGYILATLLLFLLLLTAVILITRKHCRKGYGYHMAKPQPKEVNMKEICLRPPDLIQYKKEDLHIDYKNNILKERAAMDRPFTPKNIDLDLELRKEYCK, encoded by the exons GTCAGCTTGTTTATTTATACTCAG TGCCCGCCAGCCAGCAGAACCCAGAGAGTGTGGTGGTATCTGTAAATAACATCAGTGCACATACTGGCTCCCAGGCCCTCTTGCTTTGTCAGAGCTATCGCATGGTATGGACACAGGACAACCTTCTAGACAGGCAGCGCGTTCTACACTGGGACCTGATTAGCAGTCAGGGGTTCTACCGTGGGGAGCGGCTGCTGGACATGTTTTCTGCTGGAGAGCAACGCTTATATGGCGGATATAACCAAGGCCGTATCCTGGTGTCACCAAACGCCTTCCGAGATGGCAATTTCTCCTTGGTGATAAAAG GTGTATCAGTAAATGATCAGGGTTTATATTCCTGTAATCTCCATCATCACTACTGTCACCTGGATGAAACAGTCAGAGTCCAGCTGAACACCACCAAGTCAG AACGTAAAGTGAAGATGTACTGGGATGGAGAAAAAGTTGTTATTCTAgctttgattggcactgatgtggtactGCCTTGTGAGAACTGGAATCACATGTGGACCGACCGCCACCGTGAAGCAGACCAGCAAGTGGTACATTGGGATCGGCAAGCCCCAGGAATTCCGCATGACAGAGCCGATCGATTGATCGACATGTATGCTTCTGGAGAGCAGCGGTCATATGGTCCTCTCTTCATCAGGAGAAAGATGAACATCACAGATGAAGCATTTGCCAATGGAGACTTTTCCCTTCATATATCGAATCTGACAAGAGGAGATGAAGGAACCTACTCTTGCCATCTTCACCATCATTACTGTGGACTTCATGAACGTAGAATCTTTCATCTAAAAATCGACGATCCACCTAGGGAACCACCAAAAGAACTTCCTAAAGAGCCTCCCAGAGAGCCTCCCAAGGTAGAGGAACCAGAGAAAACCATCAAGGAGACCGCAGCAGCTCCAGCCAAAG ATTCCACCATCATCCGGGAAAACAAAGTGATCAATGTTATAATTCCGGAAAACAGGCTGCATTTCTTCCAGCAGCTCGGATACATCCTGGCAACCCTTCTACTCTTCCTTCTCCTGCTCACAGCTGTAATTCTCATCACCCGCAAACATtgcagaaaag GTTATGGTTATCACATGGCCAAACCTCAACC GAAGGAGGTCAACATGAAAGAAATTTGCTTGAGACCCCCAGACCTGATTCAGTATAAAAAGGAGGATCTCCACATTG attataaaaataacattttgaagGAGCGTGCTGCTATGGACAGACCCTTCACGCCAAAGAACATTGACTTAGACCTTG AGCTACGCAAGGAGTACTGTAAATAG